The following are from one region of the Passer domesticus isolate bPasDom1 chromosome 26 unlocalized genomic scaffold, bPasDom1.hap1 SUPER_26_unloc_1, whole genome shotgun sequence genome:
- the LOC135291650 gene encoding uncharacterized protein LOC135291650, producing the protein MQVSLSYWSLAQVMATAGAACMQLSPALLQPQVTVVAILGELLATLPSRAEMMLLSAVNLYRDLVKFTRELRTTLYSIDDTWWHYIVTSNDDDPPTSLSQALATYKSTPGTTQKHVTMAASHWEQPVSVLENGWARLASAATELHNTCREVVNEAAAEAAASTARARELQDKAARYGTAQENMVEWGLALGGEEGAEVVARYEAQVRRDASMAASEATRATMERQWVEVALGLLERLMAACAEATAFPRELQRLRKDIEATLKGTNEASPNIPEDLMAKVALAEQLLETNARLATRHLVGTLPNTIKFYFDGDPASPSGCEVAEWCQRAIEDIVRLRRSAEHPQGVPKVSPDSMELQELSPVLLQPQVTVVAILGELLATLPSRDKMKLMSPRRLYWDLVAFTEDLRATLYRIDDTWWHRNVTSDDDEPPTSLSQALATYESTSWTTQKRVTMAARKWQGLVSVLVDRWARLARKATNLHYTCRKVVTEAADMVVNATTQARELQDEAAHDGTAQENMVELGQGLDGEEGAEVVAVHEAQVRRDARVAASEETRVTKVRQWLEVALGLLERLVVACEDATTFPRELQWRLRDTQATLKGTNEASPNVPEDLVAKVVVAEWLWEANARLVKDRLVGTLPDNIKFYIDGGTASPSACEVVERCQRAIEDIARLVRSLHCPQSVPKVSPGSMELQELSPALLQSQDTVVAILGELLATMPRRDKMNLVSTVRLYWDLVDFTQNLRVTLYRTDDTWWHRKVTSDDDDPLSSLSQALATYKSTPCTTWDHGTMEAIMWQGSVATLVDSWAELARKANKLHNTCREVVNEAATKAANTVFWAGAEQDMAARYGTAQENTVELGPDLGREEEEGDDVVARHEAQVRRDASEAASEATRATMVRQWAEAALGLLERLVAACDEAATFPRELQRLLRDTKAVVKGTNEAFPNVPEDLVAKVAEAKRLWEANARLTKDRLLGAVPDTIKFLFTGAPDSPSGVAEQCQRAIEDIPRLLQPLKHPQGVPKVSPESMEPQELSPVLLQPQINVVAILGELLATVPTLDEEMVLMPPRCLYRGLEDFTTELWDAMMYTESIWRRHKISLHYDDPLTSLSWALAAYKSTPWTTWDHVTMAVSKWHRLVAKLVDSWAKRARMATKLRNTWREVASEAANMVTTFTILARELQDKAACHGTAQEKMVKPGVGLGKGDGVKVVAGHEARVRRDACVAASQATRATWRRQHVEAALGLLERLVVACDEAIAFPRELQRRVGDIEAALKGTNEASPDVPEDLVAKVAVVEQLWEANARLAHDHLWETLEDITNFSLEGHPDCPSGCGVAERCQRAIEDIPRLLRLLKPPQRVPKVSSLSPALLSPQVTVVAILSKLLATVPRRDEKVLLFMSPGCLYWDLENFTNELWFTLHCIDDTWWHGNITSNNDDPPTSLSQVLAAYKSTPWTTRNCVTVAAREWQGLVAVLVDRWAKLARKAASLRNTCREMATKAADRAASTTAWARELQDEAARYGRAQENMVELGPALGGEEGAEVVSGYEAWMRRDAREAASEATRATKVRQWVEEALGLLQRLVAACAEATAFPRELQRLLGDIEAALKGTNEASPDVPEDLVAKVAEAEWLWEANVRLAKGHLLATLPDIIDLYFGFGPSGPRWRRVAEQCQRAIEDIPRLIRPLQCPQSVPKVSPVSMERQELSPALLQPQVTVVAILGELLATLPSLDKMILLLSQWRLYWDLVDFTENLRVTLYCIDDTWWHRKVTSDDDDNPLTSLSQALAAYKSTPWTTWDHVTMVACKWQRSVDELVDRSAELARKATKLHNTCREVATEAANRAATATAQARELQAKAARYGTGQEIMVELGLELGREEGAEVVAGHKAQMRRDARVAASQETRATMVRQQLEVALGLLERLVAACDEATAFPRELQRRVGDIVAALKGTNHWFLDIPEDLVAKVAEAERLWEANARLAKDHLLGTLPDIIKFYFDGAPASPSACGVAEPRQRTNEDIPKVVQPPEHRQVVPKLSPVGMELQELSLSQPLEALVSVVATLGKVVATVTKPHCGMRHCVPPKSLHAALRSFTWSLCKTLDHPGVSSLGDPGVTSLGQTLATLRVTRGASWADVRAAASGWWKLLTALENSWEQLKEETTKLCDACEDAAPARAGDPQDEATHRKTAGDSPVAKAQQLMVALDSEEVASTGDVSEARVAAATDKEEMAIEEEESASEEEAAPRRRQCPDVALGLLEHLVVACERARYFVLEMRRRLEAIEAILKGTKEASPDVPEALVAMVAEAERLWDASSRLATHHLVGILGDICRLLTKPPGGPGGSNGPGGSGGPGGSDGRTVAEKCQEAIKDIPRLLQEH; encoded by the exons GAGGAGAGATGCCAGTATGGCTGCCAGTGAGGCAACCAGAGCCACCATGGAGAGACAGTGGGTtgaggtggccctggggctgctggagcgctTGATGGCCGCGTGTGCTGAAGCCACCGCATTCCCCCGGGAGCTACAGCGCCTGCGCAAGGACATCGAGGCCACCCTGAAGGGGACAAATGAGGCATCCCCCAACATCCCCGAGGACTTGATGGCCAAGGTGGCCCTGGCCGAGCAGCTGTTGGAGACCAACGCCCGCCTGGCCACCCGTCACCTGGTGGGGACACTTCCAAACACCATCAAGTTCTATTTTGACGGGGatcctgccagccccagtggCTGTGAGGTGGCCGAGTGGTGCCAAAGAGCCATCGAGGACATTGTAAGACTCCGTCGATCTGCAGAGCATCCCCAAGGTGTCCCTAAGGTTTCCCCAGACAGCATGGAGCTCCAAGAG ctgtccccagtgctgctgcagccacaggtcaCCGTGGTAGCCATCCTGGGCGAGCtgctggccaccctgcccagtcgggacaAGATGAAGCTCATGTCCCCAAGGCGTCTGTACTGGGACCTGGTGGCCTTCACCGAGGATCTCCGGGCCACCCTGTACCGCATTGATGACACCTGGTGGCACCGCAATGTCACCTCTGATGATGATGAACCTCCCACCTCCCTGAGCCAGGCCCTGGCCACCTACGAGAGCACCTCATGGACCACCCAGAAGCGTGTGACAATGGCGGCCAGAAAGTGGCAGGGGTTGGTGTCAGTGCTTGTGGACAGGTGGGCCCGGCTGGCCAGAAAGGCCACCAATCTCCACTACACCTGCAGGAAAGTGGTCACAGAGGCGGCTGACATGGTGGTCAATGCCACCACCCaggccagggagctgcaggacgAGGCTGCCCATGAtgggacagctcaggaaaacatggTGGAGCTGGGTCAGGGCCTGGACGGGGAGGAGGGGGCCGAGGTGGTGGCCGTGCATGAAGCCCAGGTGAGGAGAGATGCCAGAGTGGCTGCCAGTGAGGAAACAAGGGTCACCAAGGTGAGACAGTGGCtggaggtggccctggggctgctggagcgctTGGTGGTCGCGTGTGAGGACGCCACCACCttcccccgggagctgcagtgGCGGCTCAGGGACACCCAGGCCACCCTGAAGGGGACAAATGAGGcgtcccccaatgtccccgaggACTTGGTGGCCAAGGTGGTGGTGGCCGAGTGGCTGTGGGAGGCCAACGCCCGCCTGGTCAAGGATCGCCTGGTGGGAACACTTCCAGACAACATCAAGTTTTATATCGACGGTGGAactgccagccccagtgcctgCGAGGTGGTCGAGCGGTGCCAAAGAGCCATTGAGGATATTGCAAGGCTTGTTAGATCGCTGCATTGTCCCCAGAgcgtccccaaagtgtccccagggagCATGGAGCTCCAAGAG ctgtccccagccctgctgcagtcacaggaCACTGTGGTGGCCATCCTGGGTGAGCTGCTGGCCACCATGCCCAGGCGGGACAAGATGAACCTTGTGTCCACAGTGAGACTCTACTGGGACCTGGTGGACTTCACACAGAACCTTCGGGTCACCCTGTACCGCACTGATGACACCTGGTGGCACCGCAAGGTCACCTCTGATGATGATGATCCTCTCAGCTCCCTGAGCCAGGCCCTGGCCACTTACAAGAGCACCCCATGCACCACCTGGGACCATGGGACAATGGAGGCCATCATGTGGCAGGGGTCAGTGGCCACACTCGTGGatagctgggctgagctggccCGGAAAGCCAACAAGCTCCACAACACCTGCAGGGAGGTGGTCAATGAGGCAGCCACCAAGGCGGCAAACACCGTCTTCTGGGCAGGGGCCGAGCAGGACATGGCTGCCCGTTAtgggacagctcaggaaaacacgGTGGAGCTGGGTCCGGacctgggcagggaggaggaggagggggacgATGTGGTGGCCAGGCATGAAGCCCAGGTGAGGAGAGATGCCAGCGAGGCTGCCAGCGAGGCAACAAGGGCCACCATGGTGAGACAATGGGCAGAGgcggccctggggctgctggaacGCTTGGTGGCCGCGTGTGACGAAGCCGCCACAttcccccgggagctgcagcgcctgctcagggacaccaaGGCTGTCGTGAAGGGGACAAATGAGGCattccccaatgtccccgaggACTTGGTGGCCAAGGTGGCTGAGGCCAAGCGGCTGTGGGAGGCCAACGCCCGCCTGACAAAGGATCGCCTGCTGGGGGCAGTTCCAGACACCATCAAGTTCTTGTTCACTGGTGCTCCCGACAGCCCCAGTGGAGTGGCTGAGCAGTGCCAAAGAGCCATTGAGGACATCCCAAGGCTCCTTCAACCCCTGAAGcatccccaaggtgtccccaaggtgtcaccAGAGAGCATGGAGCCCCAAGAG ctgtccccggtCCTGCTGCAACCTCAGATCAACGTGGTGGCCATCCTGGGTGAGCTGCTGGCCACTGTGCCCACGCTGGACGAGGAGATGGTGCTCATGCCCCCAAGATGCCTGTACCGGGGCCTGGAGGACTTCACCACGGAACTCTGGGATGCCATGATGTACACTGAGAGCATCTGGCGGCGCCACAAAATAAGCCTGCATTATGATGACCCTCTCACCTCcctgagctgggccctggccgCCTACAAGAGCACCCCATGGACCACCTGGGACCATGTGACAATGGCGGTTAGCAAGTGGCACAGGTTGGTGGCCAAGCTCGTGGACAGCTGGGCCAAGCGGGCCAGGATGGCCACCAAGCTCCGCAACACCTGGAGGGAGGTGGCCTCTGAGGCGGCCAACATGGTGACCACCTTCACCATCCTcgccagggagctgcaggacaaGGCTGCCTGTCAtgggacagctcaggaaaagATGGTGAAGCCGGGTGTGGGTCTGGGCAAGGGGGACGGGGTCAAAGTGGTGGCTGGGCATGAAGCCCGGGTGCGGAGAGATGCCTGCGTGGCTGCCAGCCAGGCAACCAGAGCAACCTGGAGAAGACAGCATGTGGAGGCGGCCCTGGGGCTGTTGGAGCGATTGGTGGTCGCGTGTGATGAAGCCATTGCTTttccccgggagctgcagcgcaGGGTTGGGGACATCGAGGCCGCCCTGAAGGGGACAAATGAGGCATCCCCTGATGTCCCTGAGGACTTGGTGGCCAAGGTGGCCGTGGTCgagcagctgtgggaggccAATGCCCGCCTGGCCCACGACCACCTTTGGGAGACACTTGAGGATATCACTAACTTCTCTCTCGAAGGTCATCCCGACTGCCCCAGTGGCTGTGGGGTGGCCGAGCGGTGCCAAAGAGCCATCGAGGACATCCCAAGGCTCCTTCGACTCCTGAAGCCTCCCCAGAGGGTCCCCAAGGTGTCCTCA ctgtccccagccctgctgtcgCCACAGGTAACCGTGGTGGCCATCCTGAGCAAGCTGCTGGCCACTGTGCCGAGGCGGGACGAGAAGGTGCTGCTGTTCATGTCCCCAGGATGCCTATACTGGGACCTGGAGAACTTCACCAATGAGCTCTGGTTCACCCTGCACTGCATTGATGACACCTGGTGGCACGGCAATATCACCTCCAATAATGATGACCCTCCCACCTCTCTGAGCCAGGTCCTGGCTGCCTACAAGAGCACCCCATGGACCACCCGGAACTGTGTGACAGTGGCAGCCAGGGAGTGGCAGGGATTGGTGGCTGTGCTTGTGGACAGGTGGGCCAAGCTGGCCAGGAAGGCCGCCAGTCTCCGCAACACCTGCAGAGAGATGGCCACCAAGGCGGCTGACAGGGCAGCCTCCACCACCGCCTgggccagggagctgcaggacgAGGCTGCCCGTTATGGaagagctcaggaaaacatGGTGGAGCTGGGTCCAGCCCTGGGTGGTGAGGAAGGGGCCGAGGTGGTGTCTGGGTATGAAGCCTGGATGAGGAGAGATGCCAGGGAGGCTGCCAGTGAGGCAACCAGGGCCACCAAGGTGAGACAGTGGGTTGAGgaggccctggggctgctgcagcgcTTGGTGGCCGCGTGTGCTGAAGCCACCGCGttcccccgggagctgcagcgccTGCTGGGGGACATCGAGGCTGCCCTGAAGGGGACAAATGAGGCATCCCCTGATGTCCCCGAGGACTTGGTGGCCAAGGTGGCCGAGGCTGAGTGGCTGTGGGAGGCCAATGTCCGCCTGGCCAAGGGTCACCTGCTGGCAACACTTCCAGACATCATTGACTTGTATTTCGGTTTTGGTCCCTCTGGCCCCCGTTGGCGCAGGGTGGCCGAGCAGTGCCAAAGAGCCATCGAGGACATCCCAAGGCTCATTCgacccctgcagtgtccccagagtgtccccaaggtgtccccagtgaGCATGGAGCGCCAAGAG ctgtccccagccctgttgCAGCCACAGGTCACCGTGGTGGCCATCCTGGGTGAGCtgctggccaccctgcccagtcTGGATAAGATGATTTTGCTCCTGTCCCAATGGCGCCTGTACTGGGACCTAGTGGACTTCACTGAGAACCTCCGGGTCACCCTGTACTGCATTGATGATACCTGGTGGCACCGCAAGGTCACCTCCGATGATGATGATAACCCTCTCACCTCCCTGAGCCAGGCCCTGGCCGCCTACAAGAGCACCCCATGGACCACCTGGGACCATGTGACAATGGTGGCATGCAAGTGGCAGCGGTCTGTGGATGAGCTTGTGGACAGGTCGGCTGAGCTAGCCAGAAAGGCCACCAAGCTCCACAACACCTGCAGGGAGGTGGCCACTGAGGCGGCCAACAGAGCGgccactgccactgcccaggccagggagctgcaggccAAGGCTGCCCGTTATGGGACAGGTCaggaaatcatggtggagctgggtctggagctgggcagggaggagggggccGAGGTGGTGGCCGGGCATAAAGCTCAGATGAGGAGAGATGCCAGGGTGGCTGCCAGTCAGGAAACCAGGGCCACCATGGTGAGACAGCAACtggaggtggccctggggctgctggagcgctTGGTGGCCGCGTGTGACGAAGCCACCGCCttcccccgggagctgcagcgcaGGGTTGGGGACATAGTGGCTGCCCTGAAGGGGACAAATCACTGGTTCCTTGATATCCCTGAGGACTTGGTGGCCAAGGTGGCCGAGGCCGAGCGGTTGTGGGAGGCCAATGCCCGCCTGGCCAAGgatcacctgctggggacacttccAGACATCATCAAGTTCTATTTCGATGGTGCTCCCGCCAGCCCCAGTGCCTGTGGGGTGGCCGAGCCACGTCAAAGGACCAATGAGGACATCCCAAAGGTTGTGCAACCCCCGGAGCATCGCCAAGTTGTCCCCAAGTTGTCCCCAGTGGGAATGGAGCTCCAAGAG CTGTCCCTTTCCCAGCCACTGGAGGCTCTGGTGTCTGTGGTGGCCACCTTGGGCAAGGTGGTGGCCACTGTGACCAAGCCACACTGCGGCATGAGGCACTGTGTGCCCCCAAAGTCCCTGCATGCAGCCCTGAGGAGTTTCACCTGGAGTCTCTGTAAGACCCTGGACCACCCCGGTGTCAGCTCCCTGGGCGAccctggtgtcacctccctgggccagACCCTGGCCACCCTCAGGGTCACACGGGGGGCCAGCTGGGCCGATGTGAGAGCCGCAGCCAGCGGCTGGTGGAAGTTGCTGACTGCACTCGAGAACAGCTGGGAACAGCTAAAAGAGGAGACCACCAAGCTCTGTGATGCCTGTGAGGATGCGGCCCCTGCCCGGGCCGGGGACCCACAGGATGAGGCCACCCACAGGaagacagctggggacagcccggTGGCCAAGGCCCAGCAACTGATGGTGGCCCTGGACAGCGAGGAGGTAGCCTCAACAGGGGACGTGTCCGAGGCCCgggtggcagcagccactgataAGGAGGAGATGGCCATTGAGGAGGAGGAGTCTGCCAGTGAAGAGGAGGCAGCCCCCAGGAGACGACAGTGCCCAGAcgtggccctggggctgctggagcattTGGTGGTTGCCTGTGAAAGAGCCAGGTATTTCGTCTTGGAGATGCGGCGCCGGCTCGAGGCAATTGAGGCCATCCTGAAGGGGACAAAGGAGGCATCCCCTGATGTCCCTGAGGCCTTGGTGGCCATGGTGGCCGAGGCCGAGCGGCTGTGGGATGCCAGCAGCCGCCTGGCCACTCATCATCTGGTGGGGATACTTGGGGATATCTGCAGGCTCCTCACAAAGccccctggtggccctggtggctccaatggccctgggggctctggtggccctggtggctcTGATGGCCGCACGGTGGCTGAGAAGTGCCAAGAAGCCATCAAGGACATCCCAAGATTGCTGCAGGAACATTGA